One Rissa tridactyla isolate bRisTri1 chromosome 1, bRisTri1.patW.cur.20221130, whole genome shotgun sequence DNA segment encodes these proteins:
- the DRAM1 gene encoding DNA damage-regulated autophagy modulator protein 1: MAGVRQPPAMLCCMPGVAFVPALLVSWSSAAFIISYVIAVLAGHVEPLVPYISDTGTKPPESGIFGFMINISALLAVITMYIRYLLIEKQNESSHFVRSSCNVFSLCIGFMGCIGMGIVATFQELAVPSVHDIGALVAFGSGVVYITLQSIISYKSCPQWNTYFVCHIRMAISVISCIAFIPMIVFASQISMTKIDWTPDEKDYTYHFLSAICEWTVAFGFIFFFLTFIRDFQRVSLRISTEIHEDS; this comes from the exons ATGGCCGGGGTAAGGCAGCCGCCGGCGATGCTGTGCTGCATGCCCGGCGTGGCTTTCGTCCCCGCTTTGCTGGTCAGCTGGTCCTCGGCCGCCTTCATCATCTCCTATGTGATCGCCGTGCTGGCGGGCCACGTCGAGCCCCTCGTCCCCTACATCAG TGACACTGGAACTAAACCCCCAGAGAGTGGTATCTTTGGTTTTATGATTAATATTTCAGCACTTTTAG cggTAATTACAATGTACATCAGATATTTATTAATAGAGAAGCAAAATGAGTCATCGCACTTTGTTAGGTCTTCGTGCAACGTGTTTTCATTATGTATTGGATTCATGGGCTGTATTGGAATGGGCATAGTTGCAACTTTTCAG GAGCTGGCTGTTCCCAGTGTCCATGACATAGGAGCTTTGGTGGCATTTGGCTCGGGTGTTGTATACATTACACTTCAGTCTATAATCTCTTACAAGTCCTGTCCACAATGGAACACTTACTTTGTGTGTCACATAAGGATGGCCATATCTGTAATATCATGCATTGCTTTCATTCCCA TGATTGTATTTGCTTCACAGATTTCCATGACGAAAATTGATTGGACTCCAGATGAAAAG GATTATACTTACCATTTTTTGAGTGCGATCTGTGAATGGACAGTGGCCTTTGGttttatcttcttctttttaacGTTCATTAGAGATTTTCAG agagTTTCTTTAAGGATATCAACAGAAATACATGAAGACTCCTGA